The proteins below come from a single Crossiella sp. CA-258035 genomic window:
- a CDS encoding glycoside hydrolase family 2 TIM barrel-domain containing protein has translation MSLSYVEDPSPGHGSLSPRAHFRSDARSLSLNGDWRFQLSPSVAAAPEGIEHPEFDDSAWTDLPVPAHWQLHGHGKPAYTNVVYPFPVDPPRVPSDNPTGSYRHTFTLDGDWLTQPAVLRFDGIDSCARIWLNGTELGVTKGSRLPAEFEAGPLLRAGENLLAVRVHQWSAASYLEDQDMWWLSGIFRSVTLLARPTGGIGDYWLRADYDHTTGRGTITVDTVPGARLSIPELGLHDHPAARPVELPAVEPWSAEEPRLYHGELATGAERVPVRVGFRTVSIEDGQLKVNGQRVFFRGVNRHEHDPRHGRAVPREVAVADVELMKRHNINAVRTSHYPPDPAFLDLCDEYGLWVIDECDLETHGFERIDWAGNPSDDPQWTDAYLDRMRRMVERDKNHPSIVLWSLGNEGHTGVNFRRMAEWARDRDPGRPIHYEGDHDCAYVDVYSRMYASHQEVEQIGRGEVDNPRHAELPFLLCEYAHAMGTGPGGLLEYRELFERHPRCQGGFIWEWIDHGLRQRTPDGREYYAYGGDFGESVHDGNFVIDGLLFPDRTPSPGLTELAKIYEPVRITAAPNGIRVHNHHDYRPLDHLTFHWTLETEGTPVATGDLPVPTVHSGQAVDLPLPDLPATQGETWLTVRAVLATDTRWAPAGHQVAWGQLPITPATTPARTGAARLLHTPADLRLGIGAFDPTTGQLVSLGGHQVTGPRLDLWRATTDNDRGGHPSEATTWRAAGLHRLQHRIGEIHPADTELLVRTRVAPPGLSFALLADYRWTADQDTLRLRVELEPEGEWPCTLPRLGLHLAIPAEFGQVEWFGGGPGEAYPDSRQSARIGRFTASVEDLHTPYVFPQENGNRVDVRWAELSTVDGRCIRIAGAPTFDLTARRWTTADLEAATHTTDLRPTDQVHLHLDLAHHGLGTASCGPGVLPQYRLHPGKAALELVFSIPR, from the coding sequence ATGTCGCTGTCCTACGTCGAGGACCCGTCCCCGGGCCACGGCAGCCTGTCCCCGCGCGCGCACTTCCGCTCGGACGCGCGTTCGCTGTCCCTCAACGGCGACTGGCGCTTCCAGCTCTCGCCCAGCGTCGCGGCCGCGCCGGAGGGCATCGAGCACCCGGAGTTCGACGACTCCGCCTGGACCGACCTGCCGGTGCCCGCGCACTGGCAGCTGCACGGCCACGGCAAACCGGCTTACACCAACGTGGTCTACCCCTTCCCGGTCGACCCGCCGCGGGTGCCCTCGGACAACCCGACCGGCAGCTACCGGCACACCTTCACCCTGGACGGCGACTGGCTGACCCAGCCCGCGGTGCTGCGCTTCGACGGCATCGACTCCTGCGCCCGGATCTGGCTCAACGGCACCGAGCTGGGCGTCACCAAGGGCAGCAGGCTGCCCGCGGAGTTCGAGGCCGGGCCGCTGCTGCGGGCGGGGGAGAACCTGCTGGCGGTGCGGGTGCACCAGTGGTCGGCGGCCAGCTACCTGGAAGACCAGGACATGTGGTGGCTCTCCGGCATCTTCCGCTCGGTCACCCTGCTGGCCCGCCCCACCGGCGGCATCGGCGACTACTGGCTGCGCGCCGACTACGACCACACCACCGGCCGCGGCACCATCACCGTGGACACAGTGCCCGGCGCCCGCCTGAGCATCCCCGAGCTCGGCCTGCACGACCACCCCGCCGCCCGGCCGGTCGAGCTGCCCGCCGTCGAGCCGTGGAGCGCCGAAGAGCCCCGCCTGTACCACGGCGAACTGGCCACCGGCGCCGAGCGGGTCCCGGTCCGGGTCGGCTTCCGCACAGTGTCCATTGAGGACGGTCAGCTGAAGGTCAACGGGCAGCGGGTGTTCTTCCGCGGCGTCAACCGGCACGAGCACGACCCCCGCCACGGCCGCGCGGTGCCCCGGGAGGTCGCGGTGGCCGACGTGGAGCTGATGAAGCGGCACAACATCAACGCCGTGCGCACCAGCCACTACCCGCCCGACCCGGCCTTCCTGGACCTGTGCGACGAGTACGGCCTGTGGGTCATCGACGAGTGCGACCTGGAGACCCACGGCTTCGAGCGGATCGACTGGGCGGGCAACCCCAGCGACGATCCACAGTGGACGGACGCCTACCTGGACCGCATGCGCCGCATGGTGGAACGGGACAAGAACCACCCCAGCATCGTGCTGTGGTCGCTGGGCAACGAGGGCCACACCGGCGTCAACTTCCGGCGGATGGCCGAGTGGGCCCGCGACCGCGACCCCGGCAGGCCGATCCACTACGAGGGCGACCACGACTGCGCCTACGTCGACGTCTACAGCCGGATGTACGCCTCCCACCAGGAGGTCGAGCAGATCGGCCGCGGCGAGGTGGACAACCCGCGGCACGCCGAGCTGCCGTTCCTGCTGTGCGAGTACGCGCACGCCATGGGCACCGGCCCCGGCGGCCTGCTGGAGTACCGCGAGCTGTTCGAGCGCCACCCGCGCTGCCAGGGCGGTTTCATCTGGGAGTGGATCGACCACGGCCTGCGCCAGCGCACTCCGGACGGCCGCGAGTACTACGCCTACGGCGGTGACTTCGGCGAGTCCGTCCACGACGGCAACTTCGTCATCGACGGCCTGCTCTTCCCCGACCGCACCCCCTCGCCCGGCCTCACCGAGCTGGCCAAGATCTACGAGCCGGTCCGGATCACCGCCGCCCCCAACGGCATCCGCGTGCACAACCACCACGACTACCGCCCCCTGGACCACCTCACCTTCCACTGGACCCTGGAAACCGAGGGCACCCCGGTGGCCACCGGCGACCTGCCCGTGCCCACCGTCCACTCCGGACAGGCGGTCGACCTCCCGCTCCCCGATCTTCCCGCCACCCAGGGCGAAACCTGGCTCACCGTCCGCGCAGTACTGGCCACCGACACCCGCTGGGCCCCCGCCGGTCACCAGGTCGCCTGGGGCCAGCTCCCGATCACCCCGGCCACCACCCCGGCCCGCACCGGCGCGGCCCGCCTGCTGCACACCCCGGCCGACCTCCGCCTGGGCATCGGGGCCTTCGACCCCACCACCGGCCAGCTGGTCTCCCTCGGCGGCCACCAGGTCACCGGCCCCCGGCTGGACCTCTGGCGCGCCACCACCGACAACGACCGCGGCGGCCACCCCTCGGAAGCCACCACTTGGCGCGCGGCCGGTCTGCACCGCCTCCAGCACCGCATCGGCGAGATCCACCCCGCCGACACCGAGCTGCTGGTCCGCACCAGGGTGGCACCGCCCGGCCTGTCCTTCGCCCTGCTCGCCGACTACCGCTGGACCGCCGACCAGGACACCCTCCGGCTCCGCGTGGAACTGGAACCCGAGGGCGAATGGCCGTGCACCCTGCCCCGCCTCGGCCTGCACCTGGCCATCCCGGCGGAGTTCGGCCAGGTCGAGTGGTTCGGCGGCGGCCCGGGCGAGGCATACCCCGACAGCCGCCAGTCCGCCCGCATCGGCCGTTTCACCGCGTCGGTCGAGGACCTGCACACCCCGTACGTCTTCCCGCAGGAGAACGGCAACCGCGTCGACGTCCGCTGGGCTGAACTGTCCACAGTGGACGGACGTTGCATCCGGATCGCGGGCGCGCCCACGTTCGACCTCACCGCCCGCCGCTGGACCACGGCCGACCTGGAGGCCGCCACCCACACCACCGACCTCCGCCCGACCGACCAGGTCCACCTCCACCTGGACCTGGCCCACCACGGCCTGGGCACCGCGTCCTGCGGACCGGGCGTGCTGCCGCAGTACCGCCTGCACCCGGGCAAGGCCGCGCTGGAACTGGTGTTCAGCATTCCGCGTTGA
- a CDS encoding class I SAM-dependent methyltransferase: MSAPAFSDNTSAHAADQHRCLAEAYDPITRARLLQAGVGGGWRCLEVGAGNGSVASWLAERVGPGGWVLATDLNPRHLVTRPRLSVLRHDIRHDPLPEAAFDLVHARQVLPLLPERIPVLHRMIGALRPGGLLQLDDLDIGYGPALLTPDRRGAQLYQRFLAAKAEAMAATGGDGCWGSRAAEAMRAAGLVEVDPVPHLTQWHPGSPGVRLQINHTHRLRELLLAAGMTEQDLTELRALLTHPGFRAASPVFYSVQGRRP; encoded by the coding sequence ATGAGCGCGCCCGCCTTCTCCGACAACACCAGCGCGCACGCCGCCGACCAGCACCGCTGCCTGGCCGAGGCCTACGACCCCATCACCCGCGCCCGGCTGCTCCAGGCCGGGGTGGGTGGCGGCTGGCGCTGCCTGGAGGTGGGCGCGGGCAACGGCAGCGTGGCGAGCTGGCTGGCCGAGCGGGTCGGGCCCGGCGGCTGGGTTCTGGCCACCGACCTCAACCCCCGGCACCTGGTCACCAGGCCCCGGCTTTCCGTGCTGCGCCACGACATCCGGCACGATCCGCTGCCCGAGGCCGCCTTCGACCTGGTGCACGCCCGCCAGGTGCTGCCGCTGCTGCCGGAGCGGATCCCGGTGCTGCACCGGATGATCGGCGCGCTGCGCCCCGGCGGCCTGCTGCAACTCGACGACCTAGACATCGGCTACGGTCCCGCCCTGCTCACCCCGGACCGGCGCGGAGCCCAGCTGTACCAACGCTTCCTGGCCGCCAAGGCCGAGGCGATGGCCGCCACCGGCGGCGACGGCTGCTGGGGCAGCCGGGCCGCCGAGGCGATGCGGGCCGCCGGGCTGGTCGAGGTCGACCCGGTCCCGCACCTGACCCAGTGGCATCCGGGCTCACCGGGGGTGCGACTCCAGATCAACCACACCCACCGATTGCGAGAACTCTTGCTGGCGGCCGGAATGACCGAGCAGGACCTGACCGAACTCCGTGCCCTGCTGACCCATCCCGGGTTCCGCGCGGCCTCCCCGGTGTTCTACTCGGTGCAGGGGAGGCGGCCGTGA
- a CDS encoding class I adenylate-forming enzyme family protein — MSWTSNNGIVLRDLVPQALRRQWVREGWCPDQDIHTAFTHQVQAHPDRPAVVDEQGCLDYRSLDREVRRIATALRAAGLGPRDIIGIHLPNGRSAVAAELAVAALGAVSLPYPYGRGRRDSLSLLGRARAAALITLARADLPTPCPVFTFGPAAGDAVSLDRAPVPAEPWSPPPVDPDGPARILVTSGTEAEPKMIAYSHNAFLGGRASYLRALHDGDAPMRNLLLAPLASAYGSLGVPVTLAALGGTLQLRRGFDPAEVLRAITEHRPTHLFAVPVMLRRLLDHPRSATEDTSSLRAVVSSSAAFPLTLLDGCRDRLCANVITVYGSADGVNCHTARTGATPATGTGLPDPAVAQIQIRTPAGRVLPRGEDGEICALGPMTPLCYVAAPELDAAYRPGGWVRTGDLGHLDHHGRLHVSGRTKQVVNRGGFNISPAEVEHHLDTHPDVAEVACVPVPDPELGERLAACLAQRPGSAPLTLPVLTRYLEEERGLERRKLPELLVVLPELPLGPTGKVCRHTLTALAADR, encoded by the coding sequence ATGAGCTGGACCTCGAACAACGGCATCGTGCTGCGCGACCTGGTGCCGCAGGCGCTGCGCAGGCAGTGGGTCCGCGAAGGATGGTGCCCCGACCAGGACATCCACACCGCCTTCACCCACCAGGTCCAAGCCCACCCGGACCGGCCCGCGGTCGTCGACGAGCAGGGCTGCCTGGACTACCGGTCCCTGGACCGCGAGGTCCGCCGGATCGCCACCGCGCTGCGCGCCGCCGGACTGGGCCCCCGGGACATCATCGGCATCCACCTGCCGAACGGCCGGTCGGCCGTCGCCGCCGAACTGGCCGTGGCCGCACTCGGCGCGGTGTCCCTGCCCTACCCGTACGGCCGTGGCAGGCGCGACTCGCTCAGCCTGCTCGGCCGCGCCCGCGCCGCCGCGCTGATCACCCTCGCCCGTGCCGACCTGCCCACGCCGTGCCCGGTGTTCACCTTCGGCCCCGCCGCCGGGGACGCGGTCTCCCTCGACCGGGCCCCGGTGCCCGCGGAGCCCTGGTCCCCGCCGCCGGTGGACCCGGACGGCCCGGCCCGCATCCTGGTCACCTCCGGCACCGAGGCCGAGCCGAAGATGATCGCCTACTCGCACAACGCCTTCCTCGGTGGCCGGGCGAGCTACCTCCGAGCCCTGCACGACGGCGACGCCCCGATGCGCAACCTGCTGCTGGCCCCGCTGGCCTCCGCCTACGGCTCCCTCGGCGTCCCGGTCACCCTGGCCGCGCTCGGCGGAACCCTTCAGCTGCGCCGCGGGTTCGACCCGGCCGAGGTCCTGCGCGCGATCACCGAGCACCGGCCGACGCACCTGTTCGCCGTGCCGGTCATGCTGCGCCGCCTGCTCGACCACCCGCGGTCCGCCACCGAGGACACCTCCTCGCTGCGCGCGGTGGTCTCCAGCTCGGCCGCGTTCCCGCTCACCCTGCTCGACGGCTGTCGCGACCGCCTGTGCGCCAACGTGATCACCGTCTACGGCTCGGCCGACGGCGTCAACTGCCACACCGCCCGCACCGGCGCCACGCCGGCCACCGGCACCGGCCTGCCCGACCCCGCGGTCGCCCAGATCCAGATCCGCACCCCGGCCGGCCGCGTCCTGCCGCGCGGCGAGGACGGCGAGATCTGCGCCCTCGGCCCGATGACACCCCTGTGCTACGTGGCCGCGCCCGAGCTGGACGCGGCCTACCGGCCGGGCGGCTGGGTCCGCACCGGCGACCTGGGCCACCTGGACCACCACGGGCGGTTGCACGTCTCCGGCCGGACCAAGCAGGTGGTCAACCGCGGCGGCTTCAACATCAGCCCCGCCGAGGTCGAACACCACCTGGACACCCATCCGGACGTGGCCGAGGTGGCCTGCGTGCCGGTGCCCGACCCGGAACTGGGCGAACGACTGGCCGCCTGCCTCGCGCAGCGGCCGGGCAGCGCCCCGCTGACCCTGCCGGTGCTGACCAGGTACCTGGAGGAGGAGCGGGGGCTGGAACGCCGGAAGCTGCCCGAACTGCTGGTGGTGCTGCCCGAGCTGCCGCTGGGACCGACCGGCAAGGTGTGCAGGCACACGCTGACCGCCCTCGCCGCCGACCGCTGA
- the pip gene encoding prolyl aminopeptidase — MTLKTGMLEVGDGHSLNWEVSGNPGGKPAVVLHGGPGSGSSPARRGLFDPDRYLVVQFDQRNSGRSTPSATDPVVDLSANTTQHLIADIEALRVHLGLERWLVWGGSWGVTLALAYAQEHPERVTELVLAAVTNGDRRDTDWITRDMGRVFPREWERFRAGVPAAERDGDLSAAYSKLLHNPDPEVRAQAARGWCEWEDTHMSLAPDAAPSLSVADPAFQLAFARIVTHYWSHGCFLAEGQLQRDIERLHGIPAVLIHGRYDVSSPLGTAWALHRAWPGSELVVLDDTGHSGGGMTAAIIAATDRFARGQ; from the coding sequence ATGACGCTCAAGACAGGCATGCTGGAGGTCGGCGACGGTCATTCGCTGAACTGGGAGGTCTCGGGCAACCCCGGCGGCAAACCGGCCGTCGTGCTGCACGGCGGTCCGGGGTCGGGCAGCTCGCCGGCCAGGCGGGGCCTGTTCGACCCGGACCGCTACCTCGTGGTCCAGTTCGACCAGCGCAACTCCGGTCGCAGCACCCCGTCGGCGACCGACCCGGTGGTCGACCTGTCGGCCAACACCACCCAGCACCTCATCGCCGACATCGAGGCCCTGCGGGTGCACCTGGGCCTCGAGCGCTGGCTGGTGTGGGGCGGCTCGTGGGGCGTCACCCTCGCGCTCGCCTACGCGCAGGAACATCCGGAACGGGTGACCGAACTGGTGCTCGCGGCCGTGACCAACGGCGACCGCCGCGACACCGACTGGATCACCCGCGACATGGGCCGCGTCTTCCCGCGCGAGTGGGAACGCTTCCGCGCTGGCGTGCCCGCCGCCGAACGCGACGGCGACCTGTCCGCCGCCTACAGCAAGCTGCTCCACAACCCCGACCCGGAGGTCCGCGCCCAGGCCGCCCGCGGGTGGTGTGAGTGGGAGGACACGCACATGTCGCTGGCCCCCGACGCCGCACCCAGCCTGTCGGTCGCCGACCCGGCATTCCAGCTGGCCTTCGCCCGCATCGTCACCCACTACTGGTCCCACGGCTGCTTCCTGGCGGAGGGACAGCTACAGCGCGACATCGAGCGGCTGCACGGGATTCCGGCCGTGCTGATCCACGGCCGCTACGACGTCAGCAGCCCCCTCGGCACAGCCTGGGCACTGCACCGGGCCTGGCCCGGCAGCGAACTGGTGGTCCTCGACGACACCGGTCACAGCGGCGGCGGCATGACCGCGGCGATCATCGCCGCCACCGACCGGTTCGCCCGCGGCCAGTAG
- a CDS encoding NAD(P)/FAD-dependent oxidoreductase: MSGDLDVAIVGAGIGGLALAHTLRPTGRSVRVFEAAEQVGGRMTSVREDGYTIDTGAEQISGRGYPQTWRLLAELGVDPVAVPKVRAGVGVWRNGRAHPGVADPRGLLTGAGLSWRARLDLVRLMATGASRAGADTVAEFAGRYHPDIGEYLLQPVTGGFFGWRPEHSAVAPFLDLLRRVGPASGWRTYRDGMDTLARLLAEGLDVVTGCPVRKVVARDGFATLTTDAGPVTARTVVLCLPAPQARALYANPPARELPYLTASTYTPMLKVSCLLDRPLAPRRAGRLYCLLLPEREDGVLGGILVDHAKHPDRAPPGRGLLTLLAAPRAIPGLLDAPEEEVVGTLTGAAARYVPGLRAATISAHSHRFRHGLPEATPLALRLQPAFLRRPPSPVEYAGDWILARPNSEAAIESALLAAQRIQAACPRTRRRETA; this comes from the coding sequence AGCGGTGACCTGGACGTGGCGATCGTCGGGGCCGGGATCGGCGGACTGGCCCTGGCGCACACCCTCCGGCCGACCGGCCGCTCGGTCCGGGTGTTCGAGGCGGCCGAGCAGGTCGGCGGGCGGATGACCTCGGTGCGCGAGGACGGCTACACCATCGACACCGGGGCCGAGCAGATCTCCGGCCGCGGCTACCCCCAGACCTGGCGGCTGCTGGCCGAACTGGGCGTGGATCCCGTTGCCGTGCCGAAGGTCCGGGCCGGGGTCGGGGTGTGGCGGAACGGACGGGCGCACCCCGGCGTGGCGGATCCGCGGGGACTGCTCACCGGGGCGGGACTGTCCTGGCGGGCCCGGCTGGACCTGGTGCGCCTGATGGCCACCGGCGCGAGCCGCGCGGGCGCGGACACCGTGGCCGAGTTCGCCGGCCGCTACCACCCCGACATCGGCGAGTACCTGCTGCAACCGGTCACCGGCGGGTTCTTCGGCTGGCGCCCGGAACACTCCGCGGTGGCCCCGTTCCTGGACCTGCTGCGCAGGGTCGGCCCGGCCAGTGGATGGCGCACCTACCGCGACGGCATGGACACCCTGGCCCGCCTGCTGGCCGAAGGACTCGACGTGGTCACCGGCTGCCCGGTCCGGAAAGTGGTGGCCCGCGACGGGTTCGCCACGCTCACCACCGACGCGGGCCCGGTGACCGCGCGCACCGTGGTGCTGTGCCTGCCCGCTCCGCAGGCCCGCGCCCTCTACGCCAACCCGCCCGCGCGCGAACTGCCCTACCTGACGGCCAGCACCTACACGCCGATGCTCAAGGTCAGCTGCCTGCTCGACCGGCCGCTGGCCCCGCGCCGCGCCGGCCGGTTGTACTGCCTGCTGCTGCCCGAGCGGGAGGACGGGGTGCTCGGCGGCATCCTCGTCGACCACGCCAAACACCCGGACCGCGCGCCACCCGGCAGGGGACTGCTGACCCTGCTCGCCGCGCCCCGCGCCATCCCCGGCCTGCTGGACGCGCCAGAGGAGGAGGTGGTCGGCACACTGACCGGGGCCGCGGCGAGGTACGTGCCAGGACTGCGCGCGGCCACCATCTCCGCGCACAGCCACCGGTTCCGGCACGGACTGCCCGAGGCCACCCCGCTCGCGCTGCGGCTGCAACCGGCGTTCCTGCGCAGGCCGCCCAGCCCGGTGGAGTACGCGGGCGACTGGATCCTGGCCCGCCCCAACAGCGAGGCCGCCATCGAGAGCGCACTGCTGGCCGCACAACGAATCCAGGCCGCCTGCCCCCGCACCCGCCGAAGGGAGACCGCATGA
- a CDS encoding class I adenylate-forming enzyme family protein, producing the protein MRPHDMGVLFEECAERGSRTLVHLDRPFDIAPGVTTYDLPGLAELVRAAAGWLAAAGVRRGERVVILKDNHWDYDLLACAAIRLGAVPALLSGQLPPESVEVLLKRLDPAVLVTTGRHLATGDLPALARRTLTLDHGPAGVLTLDDVRGHPAPAPCRRADDEPLVINHTSGTTGLPKLVTHSTATIIGRLARLESIRWPVLGTRRSDTVASASSFAHGRTFCWTASVLCLAPQRILILSGEQDQALLAAHPPTTLEALPSWFVRHQGLAREPDNPFRRVRLYVSTYDAMHPPTVRAYLHASARKRPLWMQGWGQTETGPLTFRFLTRKALARRDDPEPTTRNLGRPLPGRTRLRVVDPRTFAPLPPGRTGLVLARTRARCLDYVGEPDRFAAKDTDGWWNTGDLGQRTRTGAILFLDREVDQTPELSCVRTEDLLEERLPEVLEAVVLGVRGQPPIPVLVTANGTLSELAWRRAIRDLPAMAGPVPLTWAEVPRTGTGKVRRQELLERLLGRAERHGSGRWT; encoded by the coding sequence ATGAGACCGCACGACATGGGCGTGCTGTTCGAGGAGTGCGCCGAGCGTGGCTCCCGCACCCTGGTGCACCTGGACCGCCCCTTCGACATCGCCCCCGGCGTCACCACCTACGACCTGCCGGGACTGGCCGAACTGGTGCGCGCGGCGGCGGGCTGGCTGGCCGCGGCCGGGGTCCGGCGCGGCGAGCGGGTGGTCATCCTCAAGGACAACCACTGGGACTACGACCTGCTGGCCTGCGCGGCCATCCGGCTCGGCGCGGTGCCCGCCCTGCTCTCCGGCCAGCTGCCGCCGGAGTCGGTGGAGGTGCTGCTCAAACGCCTCGACCCGGCCGTGCTGGTCACCACCGGCCGGCACCTGGCCACCGGGGACCTGCCCGCGCTGGCCCGCCGCACGCTCACCCTGGACCACGGCCCGGCCGGGGTGCTCACCTTGGACGACGTCCGGGGCCACCCCGCACCCGCCCCGTGCCGCCGCGCGGACGACGAGCCGCTGGTGATCAACCACACCTCGGGCACCACCGGGTTGCCGAAGCTGGTCACCCACTCCACCGCGACGATCATCGGGCGGCTGGCCCGGTTGGAGTCGATCCGTTGGCCGGTGCTCGGCACCCGCCGCAGCGACACCGTGGCCAGCGCCAGCTCCTTCGCCCACGGCCGCACCTTCTGCTGGACGGCCAGCGTGCTCTGCCTTGCCCCGCAACGGATCCTCATTCTCAGCGGCGAGCAGGACCAGGCGCTGCTGGCGGCACATCCGCCGACCACCCTGGAGGCGCTGCCGTCCTGGTTCGTCCGCCACCAGGGGCTCGCCCGTGAGCCGGACAACCCGTTCCGGCGGGTCCGGCTCTACGTCAGCACCTACGACGCCATGCACCCACCCACCGTGCGCGCCTACCTGCACGCCTCCGCGCGCAAACGTCCACTGTGGATGCAGGGCTGGGGGCAGACCGAGACCGGACCGCTCACCTTCCGCTTCCTCACCAGGAAAGCACTGGCCCGGCGGGACGATCCGGAGCCGACCACCCGCAACCTCGGCCGTCCGCTGCCGGGACGAACCCGGCTGCGGGTGGTCGATCCCCGCACCTTCGCCCCGCTGCCGCCCGGCCGCACCGGACTGGTGCTGGCCCGCACCAGGGCCCGCTGTCTGGACTACGTCGGCGAGCCGGACCGCTTCGCCGCCAAGGACACCGACGGCTGGTGGAACACCGGCGACCTCGGCCAGCGCACCCGCACCGGCGCGATCCTGTTCCTGGACCGCGAGGTCGACCAGACCCCGGAGCTCAGCTGCGTGCGCACCGAGGACCTGCTGGAGGAACGGCTGCCGGAGGTGCTGGAGGCCGTGGTGCTCGGCGTGCGCGGACAGCCGCCGATCCCGGTGCTGGTCACCGCGAACGGCACCCTGTCCGAACTCGCCTGGCGACGGGCCATCCGCGACCTGCCTGCCATGGCCGGCCCGGTCCCGCTCACCTGGGCGGAGGTGCCGCGCACCGGCACCGGCAAGGTCCGGCGGCAGGAGCTGCTCGAGCGACTCCTCGGCAGGGCGGAACGGCACGGCAGCGGGCGCTGGACATGA
- a CDS encoding CoA transferase: protein MSPLRQATEAAAARILAWRQLHAMGVRDQEAECVLDWAGPVAAPLVDETTVQAACGIAHVHGRRFGRPTLLNVDYATVVAGVLATQGVLAMLVARRRGLSLRRVETSVAQAALLSVSQYLAASTTADDWAEPLLPGGPPFVSADGARFELETFEAERWHRFWTVLAADPAAVRAGWRPFQHRYATATCPLPEPLFRAANGVSLGAIEAAADLAGVSVLRLSPAERSLADLPPWQLTPLGPADRSARPVARLAPLDGLVVIEAGRRLQGPLAGHLLRLLGATVIRVEPPGGDLLRGMPPMAGDTSARFRAINDGKQVVRLDLHSPAGRDGLLALAAGADVFLHNWAPGKAAQLRLDAEDLVRVKPGLVYAWASGWGAELGARPPLGTDFMVQAYSGLAAEVRPPREPATTSLMTLTDILGGLVCAQGVLAGLLARFREGRGRRVDSSLLSAAAVLRRLPRTPRREPLSTVDGWLAVSADPQHGPAAARAFELPHPPGYAQLVLRCARRPTAFWLDRLAALGVPATAVCTDLATLSGDPRFEQVLRQADGYLAPTAPWTFT, encoded by the coding sequence GTGAGCCCGCTCCGGCAGGCCACCGAGGCCGCGGCCGCACGCATCCTGGCCTGGCGTCAGCTGCACGCCATGGGTGTGCGGGACCAGGAGGCCGAGTGCGTGCTGGACTGGGCGGGACCGGTGGCCGCGCCGCTGGTGGACGAGACCACCGTGCAGGCCGCCTGCGGCATCGCGCACGTGCACGGCCGCCGCTTCGGCAGGCCGACCCTGCTCAACGTCGACTACGCCACCGTGGTCGCGGGCGTGCTCGCCACCCAGGGGGTGCTGGCCATGCTGGTGGCCCGGCGCCGGGGGCTGTCGCTGCGCCGGGTGGAGACCTCGGTGGCGCAGGCCGCGTTGCTGTCGGTCTCGCAGTACCTGGCCGCCAGCACCACGGCCGACGACTGGGCCGAACCCCTGCTGCCCGGCGGGCCGCCGTTCGTCTCCGCCGACGGCGCGCGGTTCGAGCTGGAGACCTTCGAAGCCGAGCGCTGGCACCGGTTCTGGACCGTGCTGGCCGCGGACCCGGCCGCCGTCCGGGCCGGCTGGCGGCCGTTCCAGCACCGCTACGCCACCGCCACCTGCCCACTGCCCGAACCGCTGTTCCGGGCCGCCAACGGCGTCTCCCTCGGCGCGATCGAGGCCGCCGCCGACCTGGCCGGGGTCAGCGTGCTGCGGTTGAGCCCGGCCGAGCGCTCCCTGGCCGACCTGCCGCCCTGGCAGCTCACCCCACTGGGCCCGGCCGACCGGTCGGCACGGCCGGTGGCCCGGCTGGCACCGCTGGACGGGCTGGTGGTGATCGAGGCCGGGCGACGGTTGCAGGGTCCACTGGCCGGGCACCTGCTGCGGTTGCTGGGCGCCACCGTGATCAGGGTCGAACCGCCGGGCGGGGACCTGCTGCGCGGCATGCCGCCGATGGCCGGGGACACCTCGGCCCGGTTCCGCGCGATCAACGACGGCAAACAGGTGGTGCGCCTGGACCTGCACTCCCCGGCCGGACGAGACGGGCTGCTGGCGCTGGCCGCTGGGGCGGATGTGTTCCTGCACAACTGGGCGCCCGGCAAGGCCGCCCAGCTGCGCCTGGACGCCGAGGACCTGGTCAGGGTGAAACCGGGCCTGGTCTACGCCTGGGCCTCGGGCTGGGGCGCGGAACTGGGTGCCCGGCCGCCGCTGGGCACCGACTTCATGGTGCAGGCCTACAGCGGGCTGGCCGCCGAGGTCCGGCCGCCGAGGGAACCGGCGACCACCTCGCTGATGACGCTCACCGACATCCTGGGCGGCCTGGTGTGCGCCCAGGGCGTGCTGGCCGGGCTGCTGGCCCGCTTCCGCGAGGGCAGGGGCCGCCGGGTCGACTCCTCGCTGCTGTCCGCGGCCGCGGTGCTGCGCAGGCTGCCGCGCACCCCGCGCCGCGAACCACTGTCCACAGTGGACGGCTGGCTGGCCGTCTCGGCCGATCCCCAGCACGGCCCGGCGGCGGCCAGGGCCTTCGAACTGCCCCACCCGCCCGGCTACGCCCAGCTCGTGCTGCGCTGCGCCCGCAGGCCCACCGCCTTCTGGCTGGACCGGCTGGCCGCGCTCGGGGTGCCGGCCACCGCGGTGTGCACCGATCTGGCCACGCTGTCCGGCGACCCCAGGTTCGAGCAGGTGCTGCGGCAAGCCGACGGCTACCTCGCCCCCACCGCGCCCTGGACGTTCACATGA